One Prunus dulcis chromosome 8, ALMONDv2, whole genome shotgun sequence DNA window includes the following coding sequences:
- the LOC117637004 gene encoding uncharacterized protein LOC117637004 has protein sequence MESPLSYALAFFFALFLFLSSSSLANASTQLIDDVCKNTINNAECLKILDSNPQALSASSYKDLAQVALGLAIANAEDSQTFINNLLKSDPRDAIKKCASSYKAVVASFKSSKAEIDEDPMTANYDAKIAGDDAGNCETALSSKGVKVPEISARNHVVQLYSSIGDAVTALLG, from the coding sequence ATGGAGTCTCCACTTTCTTACGCCTTAGCATTcttctttgctttgtttttatttctctcttcttcttcgttaGCGAATGCATCGACTCAACTGATCGATGATGTTTGCAAAAACACCATAAACAACGCAGAATGCCTGAAAATTCTGGACTCCAATCCTCAAGCCCTATCAGCATCCAGTTACAAAGATCTTGCTCAAGTGGCTCTCGGGTTAGCCATAGCCAATGCAGAAGACAGCCAAACATTCATCAACAATTTGCTCAAGAGTGATCCAAGGGATGCTATCAAAAAGTGTGCTTCTTCATACAAAGCTGTGGTGGCATCGTTCAAAAGCTCGAAAGCTGAGATCGATGAGGACCCTATGACGGCCAACTACGACGCCAAAATCGCAGGTGATGATGCCGGCAACTGCGAAACTGCCCTGAGTTCTAAAGGGGTTAAGGTTCCTGAAATATCTGCAAGAAACCATGTTGTCCAGTTGTATAGTAGTATTGGAGATGCTGTCACCGCTCTGCTTGGTTGA